The DNA segment TATCGGAGCCGTCACCTGTATCGGAAGGCGGTGTCCCCACGTAACTACAGCCGCTGACCCGCAAAGAGGAATTTGAGGTGTCGGTGGAAACCAGTTGGCAATTGGGATTGCCGTTGGATACCTTGCCGGCTAACACGTGGGTATCCCAGGCGTTCTGCAATAAGATATTTTGCTTGGTGCTGTTGGCGATATCGACCTGTTTAATGGTGGTGCCGTGGCTGTTGGTGACGCTGAAAAAACCGCGCCCGGAATCCCGTGAATAGACGCTTTCCACGGTTACATTGGGGCCATTATTGTTGGCAACGCGGAAGGTAGCGTAGCCTCCGCCCAGGTTGTTGTGATGGCCGCGTACATGACCTACGGTGCCGTTGCGACTGTCGTTCAGCAATAAACCAGAACCCCCGCTGTTGGTAACGGTGACATCGCCGATACTAAACCCTTCAACACCGTAGGTTTCGATTGCATGGGTGGTGGAGCCGTTGATATTGATATTGCCGCGGATGGTCAGATTGCTGGACGGCCCGGTGTAATAATCCACGCGGATACCCAGACCCACGGCCGGGTGGTAGCTCAGATCCATCTCGATGTCTTCCAGGGTGATGTCGGAGCATCCCCGAAACCAGACGCCGTAGCGCGGGCTGCCGGTTACTTTCAGATTGCGTACGGTGATATTGTCACGCCGGTCACAGTACACGGGCACGATCAGTTCTCCGCCATCCGCATGAACGGTATTGTCATGAAAATCCAGCGTTTGATTTGGCTGCGGGCGGATACCGTAGACGTTGCCGCCATCGGGGCCGGAATTGCCTGAGTTGCGTATGTTGATGGTGCCGGGCCCCATGCTATTCGCCGCTGCGTTGACCGCATCAAAGAAGCGGGAGCCGTTGTAAACGGTGGAACCTTCGACCCTGGATTGCCAGGAGCCATTGCTATTGCGGGTGACTTCGGCGTCCGCCAGCGCGAGAGTGGGAAGTAACAGGGCCAGGCCGGTGCCGACCAGGCGGATGAAGTGCCTTTCCATAAAATCAGTCCTTGTTGTTGGTTCTTGTATGCAGCTGGACGCTAGCAGAAAGCGGTAATTGGAAAGCAGGCATGGGCCACATTCATCCCGTTACGGTGATGCCCGAAACAGGAACTTGGCCTGAAATCGCCGGGATTGGCCTGATGGGCCATCGGTGTTTCTATTTCTGCTAAGCTTAGCTGTGACTTTGGGCGGTGGGATGCAGCGTATGAAACGGATTTTCCTGATTCTTTTGGTGGCCAGTAGCAACAGCTACTCCGGTGGCTATTTCGGCTTTGAGCTGGGGCATACCAAGTTTCGCTACAATTCTGATTACATCGTGGATATTAAAGAG comes from the Ketobacter sp. MCCC 1A13808 genome and includes:
- a CDS encoding RICIN domain-containing protein, with protein sequence MERHFIRLVGTGLALLLPTLALADAEVTRNSNGSWQSRVEGSTVYNGSRFFDAVNAAANSMGPGTINIRNSGNSGPDGGNVYGIRPQPNQTLDFHDNTVHADGGELIVPVYCDRRDNITVRNLKVTGSPRYGVWFRGCSDITLEDIEMDLSYHPAVGLGIRVDYYTGPSSNLTIRGNININGSTTHAIETYGVEGFSIGDVTVTNSGGSGLLLNDSRNGTVGHVRGHHNNLGGGYATFRVANNNGPNVTVESVYSRDSGRGFFSVTNSHGTTIKQVDIANSTKQNILLQNAWDTHVLAGKVSNGNPNCQLVSTDTSNSSLRVSGCSYVGTPPSDTGDGSDNGSGGGSGGSNSNGTVNGTYQIRPLHSGKALDVNYCSASNGTNIQQWAWLNNDCQKWKIEPVDGIWHRISPLVASNKALDVSRFSTSNGANLMLWDYWGSSNQQFRFQSAGSGKWRIINRNSELCADVANRSAANGANLAQWECIAGNDNQVFELIRP